In Ovis aries strain OAR_USU_Benz2616 breed Rambouillet chromosome 14, ARS-UI_Ramb_v3.0, whole genome shotgun sequence, a single genomic region encodes these proteins:
- the CNGB1 gene encoding cyclic nucleotide-gated cation channel beta-1 isoform X3 — MLSWVQRVLPQPPGTPQKTKQEEEGTEPEPELEPKPETAPEETEIEEVSLPPEEPCVGKEVAVATLGPQGTQETALTPPTSLQAQVSVAPEAHSGPRGWMLTWLRKGVEKVVPQPAHSSRPSQNIAAGLESPDQQAGAQVLGQCGTGGSDEPSGPSRAEDPGPGTWLLRWFEQNLEKMLPQPPKISEGWSDEPTDAALGPEPPGPALEIKPMPQAQESPSLPAPGPPEPEEEPTPEPQPSIQASSLPPLQDSARLMAWILHRLEMALPQPVIRGKGGEQESDAPVTCDVQTRVVAAGSL; from the exons ATGTTGAGCTGGGTCCAGAGGGTGCTGCCTCAGCCCCCAGGGACTCCTCAGAAGACCaagcaagaggaggaggggacagaacCAGAGCCAGAGTTGGAGCCGAAGCCTGAAACAGCCCCCGAGGAGACTGAGATAGAGGAAGTGTCCCTG CCACCGGAGGAGCCCTGCGTGGGGAAGGAAGTGGCTGTGGCTACTCTGGGTCCTCAGG GAACCCAGGAGACTGCTCTCACTCCGCCCACATCCCTCCAGGCCCAGGTCTCTGTGGCTCCCGAAGCTCACAG TGGTCCCAGAGGCTGGATGCTGACCTGGCTCaggaagggtgtggagaaagtTGTCCCGCAGCCTGCCCACAGCAGCAGGCCCTCCCAGAACATTGCTGCAGGCCTGGAGAGTCCAGATCAG CAGGCAGGAGCACAGGTCCTTGGGCAGTGCGGCACTGGGGGCTCAG atgaaCCCAGTGGACCCTCCAGGGCTGAAGACCCAGG GCCCGGGACCTGGCTGCTCCGGTGGTTCGAGCAAAATCTGGAGAAAATGCTGCCTCAGCCCCCGAAAATCTCTGAG GGCTGGAGCGATGAGCCTACAGATGCTGCCTTAGGTCCAG AGCCCCCAGGACCCGCCCTGGAGATCAAGCCCATGCCGCAGGCCCAGGAGAGCCCCTCCCTGCCGGCTCCTGGCCCCCCGGAACCTGAGGAGGAACCGACCCCAGAGCCCCAGCCCAGTATTCAAGCCTCCTCCCTGCCGCCCCTACAGGACTCTGCCAG GTTGATGGCATGGATCCTGCACAGGCTGGAGATGGCCCTGCCACAGCCAGTGATCCGCGGGAAGGGTGGGGAGCAG GAGTCTGACGCCCCAGTGACATGTGACGTGCAAACCA